Proteins co-encoded in one Thermosinus carboxydivorans Nor1 genomic window:
- the floA gene encoding flotillin-like protein FloA (flotillin-like protein involved in membrane lipid rafts), translating into MVQLIGPILVLFLFIVGIAVFLHFVPLGLWISAMAAGVHVGIMTLIGMRLRRVPPAQIVLPLIKANKAGLDVNVNQLEAHYLAGGNVDRVVDALIAAHRAQIPLTFERAAAIDLAGRNVLEAVQMSVNPKVIETPVVSAVAKNGIELKVKARVTVRANIDRLVGGAGEATILARVGEGIVTTVGSADDHKEVLENPDHISRTVLAKGLDAGTAFEILSIDIADVDVGRNIGAELLTDQAEAEKRIAQAKAEERRAMAVAKEQEMKAFTQEMQAKVVEAQAEVPRALAIALREGRMGVMDYYNMNNIMADTEMRETIAKAGPVMAQAPAKADESPKK; encoded by the coding sequence ATGGTTCAGTTAATCGGCCCTATTTTAGTTTTGTTTCTATTCATTGTCGGTATCGCCGTATTTCTCCATTTTGTCCCGCTTGGACTGTGGATATCGGCTATGGCCGCCGGTGTTCACGTCGGCATTATGACCTTAATTGGCATGCGCCTGCGGCGCGTGCCGCCGGCCCAAATCGTCCTGCCGCTTATTAAGGCCAACAAAGCAGGTTTGGACGTAAACGTCAACCAGTTGGAGGCCCATTATCTTGCCGGCGGTAATGTCGACCGGGTGGTCGATGCCCTCATTGCGGCTCACCGCGCGCAAATTCCGCTTACCTTTGAACGCGCTGCCGCCATTGATCTTGCAGGGCGTAATGTTCTGGAAGCGGTGCAAATGAGCGTGAATCCGAAAGTGATTGAAACGCCCGTTGTTTCCGCCGTGGCGAAAAATGGCATTGAACTCAAGGTAAAAGCACGGGTTACCGTGCGGGCAAATATTGACCGTTTAGTTGGCGGCGCCGGCGAAGCAACCATTCTGGCCAGGGTTGGCGAAGGAATTGTCACGACCGTCGGTTCGGCCGACGACCATAAGGAAGTGTTGGAAAATCCGGACCATATTTCGCGCACTGTTCTTGCCAAAGGACTTGATGCCGGTACGGCCTTTGAAATATTGTCGATTGATATTGCCGACGTCGATGTAGGACGCAACATTGGTGCTGAGTTATTAACCGACCAGGCCGAAGCGGAAAAACGCATTGCTCAGGCTAAGGCGGAAGAGCGACGGGCTATGGCGGTTGCCAAAGAGCAGGAGATGAAAGCTTTTACCCAGGAAATGCAGGCCAAAGTGGTGGAAGCCCAGGCCGAGGTGCCGCGTGCTTTAGCTATTGCGCTGCGCGAAGGACGGATGGGAGTAATGGATTATTATAATATGAATAATATTATGGCCGACACCGAAATGCGTGAAACCATTGCCAAAGCCGGCCCGGTGATGGCGCAAGCGCCGGCGAAGGCTGATGAATCGCCGAAAAAGTAG
- a CDS encoding class I SAM-dependent methyltransferase, whose product MNSEQAFFNQLAQQWDDLRCADDNKIAALVAMIGINTGDTVLDVGCGTGILLPFLKKVLGETGNITAIDFAANMITRAAAKHRHLSGITYVTGDILDYQPPQAFDKIICFNFFPHVKDKTAFLAKMKSMLKTGGILVIMHDLSRQAVNAIHAGNTTVQDDRLPPSDIVAQMLQQADFSVLAAVDNNDYYFIKATVHK is encoded by the coding sequence ATGAACAGCGAACAAGCCTTCTTCAACCAACTCGCACAGCAGTGGGATGACCTCCGCTGTGCCGATGATAACAAAATTGCAGCTTTGGTCGCTATGATTGGCATCAATACAGGCGACACCGTCCTTGATGTGGGTTGCGGTACCGGTATTTTGCTTCCCTTTCTCAAAAAAGTTTTAGGTGAAACCGGAAACATTACCGCTATAGATTTTGCTGCGAATATGATCACCCGCGCCGCCGCCAAACATCGCCATCTCAGCGGCATTACCTATGTCACCGGCGATATACTTGACTATCAGCCACCCCAAGCTTTCGACAAAATTATTTGCTTTAACTTTTTCCCGCATGTTAAAGACAAAACCGCTTTTCTGGCGAAAATGAAATCTATGTTAAAAACCGGCGGCATACTGGTAATCATGCATGATTTATCGCGCCAGGCGGTTAATGCTATTCACGCCGGCAATACAACCGTACAAGACGACCGCCTGCCGCCTAGCGATATAGTGGCGCAAATGTTACAACAGGCCGATTTTTCCGTCCTTGCCGCCGTCGATAACAATGACTACTACTTTATAAAGGCAACAGTGCACAAGTAA
- a CDS encoding TonB-dependent receptor plug domain-containing protein, whose protein sequence is MNKTKLAIKVMLALSLATTPAFASQIPSYDMGEIIISADAYRLTTDTETINIKVVSPGKTTSIPDILRQVSGIDVQQRTPYDNQDGTVKLRGFDTRRFTVLVDGRPISMSGVMGGNYVDWNAIPLDQVEKIQIIKGAKTAQHGNTLGGVINIITKDAQTAGGTLETGMGENGQYQYRLHYGASSHDLAWNIYGSKFGRDAFLRNNSYDADQYGFTAKYRISPGDSLKANWHKTKEHHGMIIPNYPGGTTGYDRSYPVINATDAEKFLGNIIPNPGAYWEKNFTTYDATWSHKTTQGFIDLTYWKNDEKRREVNYSSGAVSLDRTVVTDLSRGWQLKGEQTAGRSTYAYGAEYKQLRYGYGWYTAGSGMALYPSQKVNLFGSYLEKTWSLDDRWTGNIGLRYDKMTGRPDAASDIRNVDHNALSPKLNFSFRNDQQTTTFISVNRLWRSPSMAEFYWWSKNYTSTDPKVIGDGLMLNPEKGWEYELGVERKVSPQLTTKLTAYYQNINDYINFTHQYPYSCYNIPKAKLWGVEWENSYQLNQAARVFLNYTNQHTKKEGVDPSDNLGLRHELDYRPRHKATLGYQYDAKPWHIRYTVDYTGEQSANYPYGTPAIIRLGGYVVHDLAVTRDLTEDSSLTLSINNLFDKHYAEQNNYPMPGRLVSVVYRYKL, encoded by the coding sequence ATGAATAAAACGAAGCTCGCAATCAAGGTCATGCTCGCATTGTCGCTGGCGACAACGCCAGCTTTCGCCTCCCAGATCCCGAGCTATGACATGGGTGAAATTATCATTAGCGCTGATGCTTACAGACTGACAACTGATACCGAAACAATTAACATAAAAGTAGTCAGTCCCGGGAAAACAACCAGTATACCAGACATCTTGCGCCAAGTTTCCGGCATAGATGTTCAGCAACGCACCCCCTACGACAACCAAGACGGAACGGTTAAATTGCGCGGTTTCGATACCAGGCGGTTTACCGTATTAGTGGATGGCCGGCCGATAAGTATGTCAGGTGTTATGGGCGGAAATTATGTGGACTGGAACGCCATTCCACTTGATCAAGTAGAAAAAATCCAAATTATTAAAGGAGCCAAAACTGCCCAGCACGGCAACACCTTGGGCGGCGTCATCAATATTATCACCAAAGACGCGCAAACAGCGGGCGGCACGTTGGAAACAGGAATGGGAGAAAACGGACAGTATCAGTACCGGCTGCATTACGGCGCCAGTTCCCATGACCTGGCCTGGAATATCTATGGCAGCAAATTCGGCCGTGACGCCTTTTTGCGCAACAACAGCTATGATGCCGACCAATACGGATTTACCGCCAAATACCGCATTAGTCCCGGCGACAGCCTAAAGGCAAATTGGCACAAAACAAAAGAGCATCACGGCATGATTATTCCAAACTATCCCGGCGGAACAACGGGCTATGACCGCAGTTATCCAGTCATCAACGCTACTGATGCAGAAAAGTTTCTCGGCAACATAATCCCCAATCCGGGCGCATACTGGGAAAAAAACTTTACTACCTATGACGCAACCTGGAGCCACAAGACTACACAAGGTTTTATTGACCTGACGTACTGGAAAAACGACGAAAAACGCCGCGAGGTAAACTACTCGTCCGGTGCCGTATCACTAGACCGCACGGTAGTCACTGACTTGTCGCGCGGCTGGCAATTAAAAGGCGAACAGACAGCCGGGCGCAGCACCTATGCTTACGGCGCCGAGTACAAGCAGCTCCGCTACGGATACGGCTGGTATACTGCAGGGTCAGGTATGGCTTTATATCCTTCACAAAAGGTAAACTTGTTCGGAAGCTACCTAGAAAAAACTTGGTCGCTTGATGACCGCTGGACAGGCAACATCGGCCTACGCTACGATAAGATGACCGGTCGGCCTGATGCCGCTAGTGATATACGTAATGTAGATCATAACGCCCTGTCACCCAAACTAAACTTCTCCTTCCGTAACGACCAGCAAACCACCACCTTCATCTCAGTCAACCGTTTGTGGCGTTCGCCGTCGATGGCGGAATTTTACTGGTGGTCGAAAAATTACACCAGCACAGATCCAAAGGTTATTGGCGATGGCCTGATGCTCAATCCCGAAAAAGGCTGGGAATATGAACTGGGCGTAGAGCGCAAGGTGTCTCCCCAGCTTACGACCAAACTCACCGCTTACTATCAAAATATAAATGACTACATAAATTTTACTCACCAATATCCGTATTCTTGCTATAATATTCCCAAGGCCAAGCTCTGGGGCGTTGAGTGGGAAAACAGCTACCAGCTAAATCAGGCCGCACGCGTATTTTTAAATTACACCAACCAACATACAAAAAAAGAGGGCGTAGACCCAAGCGACAATCTAGGTTTACGCCACGAACTGGACTATCGTCCGCGGCACAAGGCAACGCTGGGCTACCAGTACGACGCCAAACCATGGCACATTCGCTACACCGTTGACTATACTGGTGAGCAATCAGCCAACTACCCCTACGGAACACCCGCCATCATTAGACTTGGCGGCTATGTTGTCCACGACCTGGCTGTAACCCGCGACCTCACGGAAGATAGTTCACTTACTTTGTCGATAAACAATCTCTTTGACAAGCATTACGCCGAACAAAACAACTATCCCATGCCGGGTCGACTGGTAAGTGTCGTATACCGGTATAAACTGTAA
- a CDS encoding ECF transporter S component encodes MTTSSKLTTSAVFIAFGVILPVAFHYVGAMGPVFLPMHIPILIAGLFLGARAGFLTGLITPGLSSLLTGMPPLMPTLPIMTVELSIYGLIGGFLYRQKGLPLLLALVVAMITGRLATAVIVYILAMTVHIKLQPLTYLSGAVLTGLPGIAIQLVLIPLIVNRLKSVN; translated from the coding sequence GTGACGACTTCCAGCAAGCTGACGACCAGCGCCGTTTTTATTGCCTTCGGTGTAATCCTTCCCGTCGCCTTTCACTATGTAGGAGCAATGGGCCCTGTATTTTTGCCAATGCATATCCCCATTCTTATTGCCGGACTATTTTTAGGCGCCAGGGCAGGATTTCTCACCGGCCTGATTACGCCCGGGCTTAGTTCGCTACTTACAGGAATGCCGCCTTTAATGCCAACGCTGCCAATTATGACGGTCGAGCTAAGCATCTATGGACTGATCGGCGGCTTCTTGTATCGACAAAAAGGACTGCCGCTTTTGTTGGCGCTGGTTGTTGCCATGATCACGGGCAGACTGGCGACCGCTGTCATAGTGTATATATTAGCCATGACCGTACATATCAAGCTACAGCCGCTCACGTATCTTTCAGGCGCTGTGCTGACAGGGTTGCCGGGCATAGCTATTCAGCTAGTCCTTATACCGCTGATTGTTAACAGACTAAAATCCGTTAATTAA
- the fba gene encoding class II fructose-1,6-bisphosphate aldolase yields MPLVTSKEMFKKAYEGKYAIGAFNVNNMEIIQGIVDAAKEEQAPLILQVSAGARKYAKHIYLMKLVEAAVEDSGLPICLHLDHGEDFEICKACIDGGFTSVMIDGSKLPFEENIALTKKVVDYAHERGVTVEGELGRLAGVEDAVKVSEREATYTDPDQAVEFVERTGVDSLAIAIGTSHGAYKFKGEPTLDFERLEKISKMLPGFPLVLHGASSVLPEFVAKCNQYGGKIQGAQGVPEEMLLKAGQMGVCKINIDTDLRLAMTASIREHLALHPGDFDPRQYLKPAREAIKNMVKHKIRNVLNCSGRL; encoded by the coding sequence TTGCCACTCGTTACCTCAAAAGAAATGTTTAAAAAGGCGTATGAGGGTAAATACGCCATTGGCGCTTTTAATGTCAACAATATGGAAATAATTCAGGGTATTGTCGACGCCGCCAAAGAAGAACAGGCTCCCCTTATTCTCCAAGTTTCCGCCGGTGCACGCAAATATGCCAAACATATTTATCTGATGAAACTGGTAGAAGCGGCCGTTGAAGACTCAGGCCTGCCTATTTGTCTCCATCTTGATCATGGAGAAGATTTCGAGATTTGCAAAGCTTGTATTGATGGCGGCTTTACTTCGGTCATGATTGATGGTTCTAAGCTTCCCTTTGAGGAAAATATTGCCCTCACGAAAAAAGTAGTCGATTACGCCCATGAGCGCGGCGTCACCGTAGAAGGCGAATTAGGCCGCCTTGCCGGCGTTGAAGACGCTGTCAAAGTTAGCGAGCGTGAGGCTACATATACCGACCCCGACCAAGCAGTCGAGTTTGTCGAGCGCACAGGTGTAGACTCTCTCGCCATTGCCATCGGCACAAGTCATGGCGCATATAAATTCAAAGGAGAGCCTACCTTGGATTTTGAACGACTAGAAAAAATCAGCAAGATGTTGCCTGGCTTCCCACTTGTTCTGCACGGTGCATCCTCCGTTCTGCCCGAGTTTGTAGCCAAGTGCAACCAATACGGCGGCAAAATCCAGGGCGCTCAGGGCGTACCGGAAGAGATGCTGTTGAAAGCAGGCCAGATGGGTGTATGTAAAATTAACATTGATACCGACCTCCGCCTGGCCATGACTGCGTCCATCCGTGAACATCTCGCCCTTCACCCCGGTGATTTCGACCCGCGTCAATACCTAAAACCGGCACGCGAAGCCATTAAGAACATGGTAAAACACAAAATCCGCAACGTCCTCAATTGCAGTGGTCGTCTATAG
- a CDS encoding RluA family pseudouridine synthase, whose amino-acid sequence MFKLTVPFATTSTSVRDFLKSAGISLTQLRKIKRQGQVLINGHPVKSFQTPVSSGDEISIDYGDDSCLTPMKMPLHIVYEDDFLLIVNKPAGLLVHPTSDPTEPTLAHGILYYLHSKGALGAFHPIHRLDRNTSGLVAIAKHPHIQHALSGGGAKGLKRLYLAVVTGIPSSLMGRIDAPIGRHPNSIIKRVVRSDGQPAITLYRVLSTFSMASLVELELLTGRTHQIRVHLSHIGHPLLGDDLYGGATDLIRRQALHAASLSFRHPATDKVLTLTSPLPPDLADLIQLLRQKTKFVSNIFK is encoded by the coding sequence ATGTTCAAATTAACCGTGCCATTCGCAACGACTTCAACATCGGTGCGAGATTTTCTCAAGTCAGCGGGAATATCGCTTACCCAGTTGCGAAAAATCAAGCGCCAAGGGCAAGTCTTGATAAATGGCCATCCTGTCAAAAGTTTTCAGACGCCGGTTTCGTCCGGCGATGAAATTAGCATCGATTATGGCGACGATAGCTGCTTAACGCCTATGAAGATGCCGCTTCATATTGTGTACGAAGACGACTTTCTGCTAATTGTTAACAAACCTGCCGGTCTCCTCGTCCACCCCACAAGCGACCCCACGGAGCCCACCTTAGCTCATGGCATTCTATACTACCTTCACAGCAAGGGAGCTTTGGGCGCCTTTCACCCTATTCACCGTCTTGACCGTAATACCTCTGGCTTGGTCGCTATCGCGAAACACCCGCATATTCAACATGCTCTATCAGGTGGCGGAGCTAAAGGCCTTAAACGACTGTACCTGGCGGTTGTAACCGGTATCCCGTCTTCGCTAATGGGGAGGATTGATGCCCCGATTGGCCGCCACCCTAATAGTATAATTAAACGGGTGGTCAGGTCTGACGGACAGCCGGCAATAACGCTGTATCGAGTATTATCAACTTTTTCCATGGCTAGTTTGGTCGAACTGGAACTTTTGACCGGGCGAACTCACCAAATTCGGGTGCATTTGTCCCACATCGGACACCCGCTGCTGGGCGATGATCTTTATGGAGGGGCAACCGACCTGATCAGGCGCCAAGCCCTTCATGCCGCCAGTCTCTCCTTCAGGCACCCTGCTACAGATAAAGTATTGACTTTGACCAGCCCACTACCCCCTGATCTGGCTGACTTAATTCAGCTTCTTCGTCAAAAAACTAAATTTGTGAGTAATATTTTTAAATGA
- a CDS encoding recombinase family protein: protein MHAIYARVSTDEQARTGYSLQDQVNQCRKKLLSLGLSNIKEYIDDGYSGEFLDRPALSRLRDDLRAGLIKTVMVYDPDRLSRNLTNQLIIADEIEKYGAKLEFITGSYDASPEGRLFFSIRGAIAEFEKEKIRERSLRGKRAKVLSGKPLFGRDPYGYICDRDTGQYVINEEEAKIVRLIFKLYTENRYSVAKLHAQLKAMGVVNRSGKPFSLSVLDHILANEMYAGTKWYFQKYQKTVGQKKRKVLKRNVNEWVSIDVPAIIDKETFQKAAEVRRQNKVTAKRNTKFEYLLSGIIKCPKCGYAMRGTRFPKRNNKDYAYYVCSAYVNAYECDNRRCVPSQELDEAVWQEIVNMFKKSGGIRRDRNKTSDAGKEKARAEARLKKLKARQAAILKWVTDGTIDLEVAEKELQKLNSDINAAQAILSAPEPAAKESDVSPTEVFEANTFEERRRIILRLGITVTAERSENGETLYKIRF, encoded by the coding sequence ATGCACGCTATATACGCCCGAGTTTCAACAGACGAACAAGCAAGAACAGGCTATTCTCTCCAGGACCAGGTCAACCAATGTCGCAAGAAGCTTCTCAGTCTGGGCCTGTCGAATATCAAAGAGTACATAGACGACGGCTACAGCGGTGAATTTCTCGACCGTCCTGCCCTATCGCGCTTGCGCGACGATCTGCGGGCCGGGCTCATAAAAACCGTCATGGTCTATGACCCTGACCGACTCAGCCGTAACCTCACCAATCAGCTCATCATTGCCGATGAAATAGAAAAATACGGGGCGAAACTTGAATTTATCACCGGCTCTTACGACGCCAGCCCGGAAGGCAGGCTCTTTTTTTCCATCCGCGGGGCCATCGCGGAATTTGAAAAAGAAAAAATCCGTGAGCGCAGCCTGCGTGGGAAACGGGCGAAGGTCCTTTCCGGTAAGCCTCTGTTTGGCCGGGACCCTTACGGTTACATATGTGACCGTGATACTGGACAATATGTTATAAACGAAGAAGAAGCAAAAATCGTCCGGCTTATCTTCAAGCTATACACCGAAAACCGTTACAGCGTCGCGAAGCTCCATGCCCAGCTCAAAGCGATGGGAGTTGTCAATCGAAGCGGCAAACCTTTTAGCCTGTCGGTTCTGGACCACATACTTGCAAACGAGATGTACGCCGGGACGAAGTGGTATTTCCAAAAATATCAAAAGACGGTGGGACAAAAAAAGCGGAAAGTTTTAAAAAGAAATGTAAACGAATGGGTGTCAATCGACGTGCCAGCAATCATCGACAAAGAGACGTTTCAGAAGGCAGCCGAAGTCCGTCGACAGAACAAAGTCACTGCAAAGCGAAACACCAAATTTGAGTATCTACTGTCAGGCATTATCAAGTGTCCAAAGTGCGGCTATGCCATGCGCGGTACACGCTTCCCCAAACGCAACAATAAAGACTACGCTTACTACGTCTGCAGTGCATACGTCAATGCGTACGAGTGCGACAACCGCCGTTGTGTGCCGTCCCAGGAACTCGATGAAGCCGTCTGGCAGGAAATAGTGAACATGTTTAAAAAGAGTGGCGGAATTCGCCGTGACAGAAATAAAACCAGTGACGCCGGCAAAGAAAAGGCCCGGGCCGAGGCAAGGCTAAAAAAACTGAAAGCCAGGCAGGCGGCTATTCTAAAGTGGGTAACGGACGGAACAATCGACCTGGAAGTGGCCGAAAAAGAACTGCAAAAGCTCAACAGCGACATCAACGCGGCCCAGGCAATATTATCTGCACCAGAGCCGGCCGCCAAGGAAAGCGACGTTTCGCCGACAGAAGTTTTCGAGGCAAACACCTTCGAAGAGCGCCGCCGCATAATCCTGCGCCTGGGCATAACCGTCACCGCAGAGCGCTCTGAAAACGGCGAGACGCTATATAAAATAAGGTTTTGA
- a CDS encoding LexA family protein, producing MLGERLKSLREQKGITQQEMADILGIARGTYAHYEIDRREPDNATLSRLADFFGVSVDYLLGRDKPKPSITDLFPDAIPADLSNFVPIPIVGTVKAGPNGLAYEEHLGYEYVDKKDVNGAKHIFLQVKGDSMIGEGILPGDLALVKEQPEVYSGDLAVVIVDDIEPEGRIKRVHFKGDSIVLQSANPSYPPEIFTGEERKKIRIVGKVKQTIRKY from the coding sequence ATGCTCGGCGAAAGACTTAAATCATTAAGAGAGCAAAAAGGAATAACCCAGCAAGAAATGGCTGATATATTAGGAATTGCTCGCGGTACATATGCACATTATGAAATAGACCGACGCGAACCTGACAACGCCACCCTGTCCCGCCTGGCCGACTTCTTTGGCGTCTCGGTGGACTACCTGTTGGGCCGGGACAAGCCTAAGCCATCCATTACAGACCTTTTTCCCGACGCAATTCCCGCCGACTTAAGCAACTTTGTTCCTATCCCCATTGTCGGCACCGTAAAGGCCGGCCCCAACGGCCTAGCGTACGAGGAACATCTTGGCTATGAGTATGTCGACAAAAAAGACGTCAACGGTGCAAAGCATATATTTTTGCAAGTCAAAGGTGACAGCATGATCGGCGAAGGCATCTTGCCGGGCGACTTGGCCCTTGTTAAAGAACAGCCGGAAGTTTATTCTGGAGACCTGGCCGTTGTCATCGTAGATGACATTGAGCCGGAAGGGCGGATTAAGCGCGTCCACTTTAAAGGCGACAGCATTGTCCTCCAATCAGCCAATCCGTCCTACCCGCCGGAAATTTTTACGGGCGAAGAGCGCAAAAAAATCCGGATTGTTGGCAAAGTGAAACAGACTATCCGGAAGTATTAA
- a CDS encoding helix-turn-helix domain-containing protein: protein MKRVWLERVLQNKKMTHQEAANLIGIERSYFTQIVNGRRRPSPEVAQKIGQALGFDWTIFFNCYCGVKPHDNQAATVEPEPAA from the coding sequence GTGAAAAGAGTATGGTTAGAGCGAGTGCTGCAAAACAAAAAAATGACGCACCAGGAAGCTGCAAATTTAATTGGTATTGAACGCTCATACTTTACGCAAATAGTAAATGGCCGACGGAGACCAAGCCCAGAAGTAGCGCAAAAGATTGGCCAGGCACTGGGATTTGATTGGACGATTTTTTTTAACTGTTATTGTGGCGTAAAGCCGCACGACAATCAAGCCGCGACTGTTGAACCGGAGCCGGCGGCGTAG
- a CDS encoding helix-turn-helix domain-containing protein → MFKEARKAAGLSQAEAHFKTGIALKRLQRIESGAELPLPGEVSLLDKTYGANRMLVLRYCGGRCPDGQYAGLQFENVSPQTVGIKLISSLAGIEKLLPEIANIVCEACDGIYRPENRDKYVSICQLLSQLRRYIMAIEVLMLAERLPQFQDTKKVREMLAYLKEKTACNSRR, encoded by the coding sequence ATGTTTAAAGAGGCCAGAAAGGCAGCTGGATTAAGCCAGGCTGAAGCGCATTTTAAAACTGGAATAGCCCTAAAACGCCTTCAGCGCATTGAAAGCGGGGCGGAGCTGCCGCTGCCAGGGGAGGTTAGTTTGTTAGATAAAACCTATGGCGCGAACCGGATGCTGGTGCTTCGCTATTGCGGCGGCCGGTGTCCGGATGGGCAATATGCGGGCCTGCAATTTGAAAATGTAAGTCCGCAAACAGTCGGCATAAAGCTCATCAGTAGCTTAGCCGGGATTGAAAAGCTGCTGCCGGAGATAGCAAACATTGTGTGCGAGGCATGCGACGGTATTTATCGCCCAGAAAATCGGGACAAGTACGTCAGTATATGCCAGCTGCTTAGTCAGCTTCGGCGGTACATCATGGCGATTGAGGTCCTTATGCTTGCAGAGAGGTTGCCGCAGTTTCAAGACACAAAAAAAGTACGCGAAATGCTTGCTTACCTAAAAGAAAAAACCGCCTGCAATAGCAGACGGTAA
- a CDS encoding siphovirus Gp157 family protein produces MNTLYELDNNFNAVLSMVYDEDVDLDMLEDTLQAIEAALETKVQNGIGLFRELEKERNGLKAEIERLTKKLKRIDGSIERLKTYYQAHLESMAKDAVKTPIGTMKIC; encoded by the coding sequence ATGAATACGCTATATGAGCTTGATAACAATTTCAATGCTGTACTGTCGATGGTGTATGACGAAGATGTTGACCTTGATATGCTGGAAGACACATTGCAGGCCATCGAGGCGGCATTAGAAACTAAGGTCCAAAATGGGATAGGTCTTTTTCGAGAGCTCGAGAAGGAACGCAACGGACTCAAAGCCGAGATTGAGCGACTGACCAAAAAACTCAAGCGCATTGACGGCAGCATTGAAAGGCTTAAAACATACTACCAAGCTCACCTGGAAAGCATGGCCAAGGATGCAGTAAAGACGCCGATCGGAACAATGAAAATCTGTTAA
- a CDS encoding siphovirus Gp157 family protein, producing the protein MVIDDETKLPPQYFRIIPETREPDKKNILQALKSGADIPGVHLEQKRRLDIK; encoded by the coding sequence GTGGTCATTGATGACGAAACGAAGCTGCCGCCACAATATTTTCGTATCATTCCTGAAACCAGAGAACCTGACAAAAAAAATATCCTGCAGGCGCTAAAATCCGGGGCCGATATCCCTGGAGTGCACCTCGAACAAAAGCGGAGGTTAGATATTAAATGA
- a CDS encoding phage protein GemA/Gp16 family protein: MSNIVEYNNAAISIIESVNLQQVQATMQKIAQFQALVQKTLKKDHDFGVIPGTGSKPTLLKPGAEKILMLMGLTSEYEVVEKVQDYDTGFFAFTVKCTILRQGLKITEGVGHANTREKRYTSGRQQDPYTLANTVLKMAKKRAQIDAVLTVASLSEIFTQDLEDMDFEQEKPRQEQPRPATQNGPATEAQLKKLYAMAKEMGVSDQAMKELLQQRYQVESSKQLTKQQASDLIEYLEQFRATQEQPA; encoded by the coding sequence ATGAGCAATATTGTTGAGTATAACAACGCTGCAATATCAATAATTGAAAGCGTTAACTTGCAACAAGTGCAGGCGACAATGCAGAAAATAGCCCAGTTTCAGGCACTTGTACAAAAAACTTTGAAAAAAGATCATGACTTTGGTGTTATCCCAGGCACTGGCAGTAAGCCTACCCTGCTAAAACCTGGAGCGGAAAAAATTTTGATGCTTATGGGACTAACAAGCGAGTATGAAGTCGTCGAGAAGGTCCAGGACTATGACACCGGGTTCTTCGCTTTTACCGTAAAATGCACGATACTGCGGCAAGGTTTAAAAATCACCGAAGGGGTCGGGCACGCCAACACGCGGGAAAAAAGATATACCTCTGGCCGACAACAGGACCCATACACGCTCGCCAATACCGTTCTCAAGATGGCGAAAAAACGTGCGCAGATCGATGCGGTGTTGACTGTAGCAAGCTTGTCGGAAATCTTTACCCAAGACCTTGAGGATATGGACTTCGAGCAGGAAAAACCAAGACAGGAACAACCTAGACCGGCTACTCAGAACGGACCAGCCACCGAGGCCCAGCTCAAGAAACTCTACGCAATGGCCAAGGAAATGGGCGTGTCTGACCAAGCGATGAAAGAACTGTTACAGCAAAGATACCAGGTAGAAAGTTCTAAGCAATTGACTAAGCAACAAGCTAGCGACCTGATTGAATACCTTGAGCAGTTCCGAGCAACTCAGGAGCAACCAGCATAA